The Sphaerochaeta globosa str. Buddy region TGATAATTGCCGTAACCTCGTTCTTTGTCAGCGAGTGCTTGCTTTGCGATGGCCAGCAGGTCATCAGTATCCAGACTCTTGAGCTGAAAAATCCTGGATCTGCTGACCAAGGCAGCATTTACCTCAAAGTATGGATTCTCAGTCGTTGCCCCGATAAGAATGACGGTGCCATTCTCAACCCAAGGCAGCAGGGCATCCTGCTGACTCTTGTTCCATCGGTGCACTTCATCGATGAAGAGAATGGTTCCGCGGTTGTATAGTTCCAGGCGCTGACGCGCTTCCTCTATCTCATAGCGCAATTCCTTAACCCCGGACAACACGGCATTGAGCGTTGAGAAGTGACGTTTTGTGGTATTGGCAATGACACGGGCGAGGGTGGTCTTGCCTGTTCCCGGAGGTCCATAAAAAATGACCGAGGAGAGCTGGTCGGCCTGGATGGCACGCCTTAGCAGCCGTCCCGCACCGATAATGGCGTCCTGTCCGATGTATTCGTCCAGTGTACGGGGACGCATCCGATAGGCAAGGGGCTGGTTCGCCAGTTGGTCTTTCTCGCTGGCCTCGGTAAAGAGGTTCATTGCTGACCGTCCTGTTGGAAGATTTCCAGGAAGGAACCGCTCCCTTTGGGCACCGGCGTGGTTCTCAACCGTTCTTCCTCAAGTCCCAGCTGAGCAAGATAGGTTGTTGCAAAGTAGGAATATAAGTGTTCAAAAGGATCGGCTGTGACGGAGGGGAGTGCTTCACGGCCCCAAAGAGTGGTACCTTTCTGCCAGATATCGTAGCGATCGAGTATTAAATCCCACGTGATGCTGCTGTTGGTCAAAGCATCCTGGAGCATTGTTTTCACTTCTTGTGCCAACATGCTTCCCTGTTCAGTGATCAAGCGATTGGTAGCACTGGTGTTGCTTTCCTTCAAAAGAGCTTCGCTGTCGTCCCAGACTACGGAAGAAACCGATGTTTCCACCAAGGAGGGAAGCATCACCACCACCTGACGGAAGGCCCCAAGGACTTGGTTGCTCCAGGTAGTAAGGTGGTCGTGAAACAGCGGGATTTCCTGCATCTGCAAAAAGTGTGCTGTTTGCAGTGGGAGCAGTGTTGCGAGCGGGGTGTTTGCATACAGGTTTACATCGATGGATTGACTGGCAAGTTTCACCACTTCGGTAAGGGCATACGTTGCATCAGGGGCAAGCAACGCTTGGTCATTCTTGGTCGTGGAGCATCCAATCAGGAGCACCAGCGCAAGTAAAAGGTATACACATGACGTCCGTTTCATGGTTGTTACTATAGCATCCGACTTGTCTCTTGCATAGCTGAATGGAGATTTGTACAATCGCAGCATGCTTACCCAATACAAAACCATGAACAGGCAGATTCGTGCCATGAGTCTGCCCACTATGTACGGAATGTTGTTTACCGCTCTGTACGACATGGTGGACATGTTCTGGATAGGTATGTTGGACAAGGAGGCCGTTGCCGCCATCACCATCTACCTGACCCTTTTTTTGGCATTGGAAATCCTCAATGAAGTGGTAGGGACGAGCAGCGTCTCCTTGCTCAGTAGAAGTTGGGGCTCCGGTGATATCGAGCTCACCAGAAGGATCGGGGAGCAGACCTTTGTATTCAAAGCTCTGCTGGGCAGTCTTGGTGCCTTGGTGTTGATTCTCATTCTTCCCTTCTTCTATCGACTGTACACCGATGATGCAAAGGTAATTTTTCATGGCATGCAATATGGATACCTACGCTCCATTTTTGTCCCGATTTTCTTTTCTTCCTATACGGTCAATACCATCCTCAGAAGTACCGGGGATGCAAAAACTCCCATGCTACTTCTTTTGGCAAGTGCGGTTCTCAATATGGTGCTTGACCCGATTTTCATGTTTAGTACCATCCCCGGTACTTCGATCGCGGGTTTGGGATGGGGTATGTTCGGTGCAGCCTTTGCGACCTGCATCTCCTATGCATTTGCTTTTGTTGTTGGATTCTGGTATTTGCAGAGCGGGAAAGCTCCACTGACCATCAGGGTAAAGGGTCTCTTGCACCTCGATTGGGCCATTGATAAGAAGTTGCTCATCATAGGCCTCCCCAGTGGAATAAACATGTTGCTCAGGTCCCTGATAACCATCATTTTCCTCAAGCTCGTCGCCCTGTACGGAACAACAGCCATTGCAGCACTGGGCATCGCAAACCGAATCTATCAGTTTTGCGGTATGCCCTCCAACGGTTTGAGCATGGGTTCGGGGATTTTGGTCGGACAGCGTCTGGGAGCGAAACAATACAAGCAGGCGAAGGAAGTCACCCTGTTGTCCTGCTTCAACGGGCTGCTTTTCTCCCTTCCCTTCATTTTGTTGCTCCTCCTAGCACCCGGTCCTCTGATCAGTTTGTTTCTCGGGGGAGGGGTCATATCCAGTGAGGCCAGCGCGCTGCTTCGCGTGTACGCCCTGTGTTTGGTCTTTCTTGCAATCTCCGGAGGGTTGGGCTCTGCCTTCTTTGGCTCTGGACACACCCGTCCCATTCTCTATACTTCGCTGATCAGCGGCTGGATGGTACAGCTTCCCTATGCCTTGCTGGTCGTTCTGGTCTTCAAACTCCCGCTTCCTTGGCTATGGTCGGCCTATCTGATCGGTGATTCTCTGGATTGTCTTCTACGGTATCGGTATTTCCGTTTGGGTGATTGGAAGGAAGAGCGTTGACGTTTGTCTGATTTATTGCGACATTATACGTGATAGCACAGGAGGCTAGCACTATGTCAGAACGAAACTCTTCAATACTCCAGAATGTAACGGCGCGTGAGCGAACCATCCTGAAGAATGTATACCTTTGGATGACCGCAGGGTTGGGCCTAACTGCCTTGGTCGCCTTTTTTGTGGCCAGCAATCCTTCTCTTTTGAGGGC contains the following coding sequences:
- a CDS encoding MATE family efflux transporter, with protein sequence MLTQYKTMNRQIRAMSLPTMYGMLFTALYDMVDMFWIGMLDKEAVAAITIYLTLFLALEILNEVVGTSSVSLLSRSWGSGDIELTRRIGEQTFVFKALLGSLGALVLILILPFFYRLYTDDAKVIFHGMQYGYLRSIFVPIFFSSYTVNTILRSTGDAKTPMLLLLASAVLNMVLDPIFMFSTIPGTSIAGLGWGMFGAAFATCISYAFAFVVGFWYLQSGKAPLTIRVKGLLHLDWAIDKKLLIIGLPSGINMLLRSLITIIFLKLVALYGTTAIAALGIANRIYQFCGMPSNGLSMGSGILVGQRLGAKQYKQAKEVTLLSCFNGLLFSLPFILLLLLAPGPLISLFLGGGVISSEASALLRVYALCLVFLAISGGLGSAFFGSGHTRPILYTSLISGWMVQLPYALLVVLVFKLPLPWLWSAYLIGDSLDCLLRYRYFRLGDWKEER